In Streptomyces sp. SID8374, one genomic interval encodes:
- a CDS encoding serine protease produces the protein MNKPLIGAFLAALLLGAGIAPAVAAESAQAQESATETAPAAKAVTFAGTVALSNCSGSVVRSPDSAPTDPALVLSNGHCLETGFPGPGEVLVDRPSTRTFTLLNASGTGVGTLKASKIAYGTMTDTDLSLYELTSTYQQIEDSYGIQALELETAHPVAGTAITVASGYWKRTYSCDIDGFVHQLKEGRWTWKDSVRYTPECQTIGGTSGSPVIDDATGKVVAVNNTGNESGQECTDNNPCEVDENGNVTVREGINYAQQTYNMVPCIGTGNKIDLDREGCGLPKP, from the coding sequence ATGAACAAGCCTCTCATCGGTGCGTTTCTTGCTGCCCTGCTCCTGGGCGCGGGCATCGCGCCCGCCGTCGCGGCCGAATCCGCACAGGCGCAGGAATCCGCCACCGAGACCGCTCCCGCCGCGAAGGCCGTGACCTTCGCCGGCACCGTCGCACTCAGCAACTGTTCGGGCTCCGTGGTCCGTTCGCCCGACTCCGCACCCACCGACCCCGCCCTCGTGCTCTCCAACGGGCACTGCCTGGAGACCGGCTTCCCGGGCCCCGGCGAGGTGCTCGTCGACCGCCCGTCCACGCGGACGTTCACACTGCTCAACGCCTCGGGCACCGGCGTCGGCACACTGAAGGCGAGCAAGATCGCGTACGGCACGATGACCGACACCGACCTCTCGCTCTACGAACTCACCTCCACCTACCAGCAGATAGAGGACAGCTACGGCATCCAGGCGCTGGAGCTGGAGACCGCCCACCCGGTGGCGGGCACCGCCATCACCGTCGCCTCCGGCTACTGGAAGCGCACCTACAGCTGCGACATCGACGGCTTCGTCCACCAGCTCAAGGAAGGCCGGTGGACCTGGAAGGACTCCGTCCGCTACACCCCGGAGTGCCAGACCATCGGCGGTACGTCGGGTTCGCCGGTGATCGACGACGCCACCGGCAAGGTGGTCGCCGTCAACAACACCGGTAACGAGAGCGGCCAGGAGTGCACGGACAACAACCCGTGCGAGGTCGACGAGAACGGCAACGTGACCGTCCGCGAGGGCATCAACTACGCCCAGCAGACGTACAACATGGTCCCGTGCATCGGCACCGGCAACAAGATCGACCTGGACCGTGAGGGCTGCGGGCTCCCCAAGCCGTAG
- a CDS encoding TetR/AcrR family transcriptional regulator C-terminal domain-containing protein — MVVFAGQGDARRSLSLLWRAEAAAPARGGPGPKPRLSVDAIVAAAVAVADEEGMAALSMRAVGDRLGRTAMALYTHVPGKSELLDLMYDAVHAELPSAYPESESDPDDWRAPLTAWAGEVLEFYVRHPWVLQVSQARPVLGPHEYANLDTLVRLLGATGLEARTVRRLVGTLFPLVQGSARTVADARRAATATGSSDEEWWAARSAALTELVPDFAERFPAVIALERDGTPEPHPEGGGEDALPYPEREARETFRVGLGVLLDGIDAARAAQDAARATPKDARGKNAQGDTRKGARKA, encoded by the coding sequence GTGGTGGTCTTTGCCGGGCAGGGTGACGCCCGCCGCTCCCTCTCCCTGCTCTGGCGCGCGGAGGCCGCCGCCCCGGCGCGCGGAGGCCCCGGGCCCAAGCCCCGGCTGAGCGTGGACGCCATCGTGGCGGCGGCCGTCGCGGTCGCGGACGAGGAGGGCATGGCGGCCCTGTCGATGCGGGCGGTCGGGGACCGGCTGGGCCGGACCGCGATGGCGCTCTACACCCACGTACCCGGCAAGAGCGAGCTGCTGGACCTGATGTACGACGCGGTCCACGCCGAACTCCCCTCCGCCTACCCGGAGTCGGAGTCGGACCCGGACGACTGGCGGGCGCCGCTCACCGCGTGGGCCGGGGAGGTCCTGGAGTTCTACGTACGCCACCCCTGGGTGCTCCAGGTCTCGCAGGCGCGGCCGGTGCTGGGCCCGCACGAGTACGCGAACCTGGACACGCTCGTCCGGCTGCTCGGGGCGACGGGGCTGGAGGCGCGGACGGTGCGGCGGCTGGTGGGGACGCTGTTCCCGCTGGTGCAGGGGTCGGCGCGGACGGTGGCCGATGCCCGACGGGCCGCGACGGCGACCGGGAGCTCCGACGAGGAGTGGTGGGCGGCGCGCTCGGCGGCACTGACGGAGCTGGTCCCGGACTTCGCGGAGCGCTTCCCGGCGGTGATCGCGCTGGAGCGGGACGGGACGCCGGAGCCGCACCCTGAAGGCGGTGGAGAGGACGCACTGCCGTATCCGGAGCGGGAAGCGCGGGAGACGTTCCGGGTGGGGCTCGGGGTCCTGCTGGACGGGATCGACGCGGCGAGGGCGGCGCAGGACGCGGCGAGGGCGACACCGAAGGACGCGCGCGGGAAGAACGCGCAGGGGGACACGCGGAAGGGCGCCCGGAAGGCATGA
- a CDS encoding siderophore-interacting protein — protein sequence MGQAMPVSYVRVTGTERITPRTARVTFTGDALPRLMEDRPDQQMKLCLPREGRSVAEGLLPELGAEDPYGMRWYEAFLAIPEARRPWMRSFTVRSYDRRLNTMAVDFVLHGDSGPASCWGADARPGDVLGMVGPSSLYARPLPEAEFMLLAGDETALPAVATVLEALPATTRALVYAEVADAGEEVELPTPAGGAEVRWVHRDRGGSLVEAVRGAGADLDGVDAAWVAGEASAVRALRRHLVGERQLPKAAVEFSGYWRRALTQDDAPTEEDLAWAAERAADAS from the coding sequence ATGGGTCAGGCCATGCCGGTCAGCTATGTGCGGGTCACCGGGACCGAGCGGATCACCCCGCGCACGGCCAGGGTCACCTTCACCGGGGACGCGCTGCCCCGCCTCATGGAGGACCGCCCCGACCAGCAGATGAAGCTCTGTCTGCCGCGCGAGGGGCGGAGCGTGGCGGAGGGGCTCCTGCCGGAGCTGGGCGCCGAGGACCCGTACGGCATGCGCTGGTACGAGGCGTTCCTCGCGATCCCGGAGGCGCGGCGGCCCTGGATGCGCAGCTTCACCGTCCGCTCCTACGACCGCCGACTCAACACGATGGCCGTCGACTTCGTGCTCCACGGCGACAGCGGTCCCGCCTCGTGCTGGGGTGCGGACGCCCGCCCCGGTGACGTCCTCGGCATGGTCGGCCCGTCGTCCCTCTACGCCCGCCCGCTGCCGGAGGCCGAGTTCATGCTCCTCGCCGGGGACGAGACGGCGCTCCCGGCCGTCGCCACGGTGCTGGAGGCGCTGCCGGCCACGACCAGGGCGCTCGTGTACGCCGAGGTGGCGGACGCCGGGGAGGAGGTGGAGCTGCCGACCCCTGCGGGAGGGGCCGAGGTGCGCTGGGTGCACCGGGACCGGGGCGGCTCGCTCGTGGAGGCGGTACGGGGTGCCGGGGCGGACCTCGACGGGGTGGACGCGGCCTGGGTGGCGGGCGAGGCGTCGGCGGTCCGGGCGCTCCGCCGCCATCTGGTGGGGGAGCGGCAACTGCCCAAGGCCGCCGTCGAGTTCAGCGGCTACTGGCGGCGCGCGCTCACCCAGGACGACGCCCCCACCGAGGAGGACCTCGCCTGGGCGGCGGAGCGGGCCGCCGATGCCTCGTAA
- a CDS encoding D-aminoacylase: MDLVLRDALVVDGTGEPSYRADVAVDGGRITEIHREGSPGPRPTATRTVDADGLALAPGFIDMHAHSDLALLRDPDHGAKAAQGVTLEVLGQDGLSYAPADDRTLAEVRRSITGWNGDGSDIDFDWRTVGGYLDRLDHNFGGQGIAVNAAYLIPQGTVRMYAVGWDDRPATDAELARMKELVDQGMREGAVGMSSGLTYTPGMYADDAELTELCRVVARHGGYYCPHHRSYGAGALEAYEEMVQLTRNAGCALHLAHATMNFGVNKGKAPDLLALLDGALAAGADISLDTYPYTPGCTTLVAMLPSWASEGGPESVLTRLADAESAEKIRHHLEVLGSDGCHGVPIEWDTIEISGVSAPHLGEYVGRTVAESAGLRGEEPWVTARRLLTEDRLGTTILQHVGHEENVQQIMRHPVHTGGSDGILQGDKPHPRAYGTFPQYLGRYVRELGILSLEECVAHLTSRPAARLRLADRGLVREGYRADLVLFDPGTVAAGSTFEEPRTLPVGIPHVLIDGRFVIEDSRRTSVLAGRAVRGAGAGAA; the protein is encoded by the coding sequence ATGGACCTGGTCCTGCGCGACGCGCTCGTCGTCGACGGCACCGGCGAGCCCTCCTACCGCGCCGATGTGGCGGTCGACGGCGGCCGGATCACCGAGATCCACCGCGAGGGCTCCCCCGGCCCCCGCCCCACCGCCACCCGCACGGTCGACGCCGACGGCCTCGCGCTGGCCCCCGGCTTCATCGACATGCACGCCCACAGCGACCTGGCGCTGCTGCGCGACCCGGACCACGGAGCGAAGGCGGCGCAGGGCGTCACGCTCGAAGTGCTGGGCCAGGACGGCCTGTCGTACGCCCCGGCCGACGACCGTACGCTCGCCGAGGTCCGCCGCTCCATCACCGGCTGGAACGGCGACGGCTCCGACATCGACTTCGACTGGCGCACGGTCGGCGGCTACTTGGACCGGCTGGACCACAACTTCGGCGGGCAGGGCATCGCGGTCAACGCGGCCTACCTGATCCCGCAGGGCACGGTCCGGATGTACGCCGTCGGCTGGGACGACCGCCCGGCCACCGACGCCGAACTGGCCCGGATGAAGGAGCTGGTGGACCAGGGCATGCGCGAGGGCGCGGTCGGCATGTCGTCCGGCCTGACCTACACCCCGGGGATGTACGCGGACGACGCCGAACTCACGGAACTCTGCCGGGTGGTGGCCCGCCACGGCGGCTACTACTGCCCCCACCACCGCAGTTACGGCGCAGGCGCACTCGAAGCGTACGAGGAGATGGTGCAGCTGACGCGGAACGCCGGCTGCGCCCTCCATCTCGCCCACGCCACCATGAACTTCGGCGTGAACAAGGGCAAGGCTCCCGACCTCCTCGCCCTCCTGGACGGCGCACTGGCCGCCGGAGCCGACATCTCCCTCGACACGTACCCGTACACCCCCGGCTGCACAACACTGGTCGCCATGCTGCCGAGTTGGGCGAGCGAGGGCGGCCCGGAGTCGGTCCTCACCCGGCTCGCGGACGCGGAGAGCGCGGAGAAGATACGGCACCACCTGGAGGTGCTGGGGTCGGACGGCTGCCACGGGGTGCCGATCGAGTGGGACACCATCGAGATCTCCGGCGTCAGCGCACCGCACCTGGGTGAGTATGTGGGCCGTACGGTGGCGGAGTCGGCCGGGCTCCGGGGCGAGGAGCCCTGGGTGACCGCTCGGCGGCTGCTCACCGAGGACCGGCTCGGGACGACGATCCTCCAGCACGTGGGCCACGAGGAGAACGTCCAGCAGATCATGCGCCACCCGGTGCACACCGGCGGCAGCGACGGCATCCTCCAGGGCGACAAGCCGCACCCGAGGGCGTACGGCACGTTCCCGCAGTATCTGGGGCGGTACGTCAGGGAGTTGGGCATCCTCTCGCTGGAGGAGTGCGTGGCCCACCTGACCTCCCGCCCGGCCGCCCGGCTGCGGCTGGCGGACCGGGGCCTGGTACGCGAGGGCTACCGCGCGGACCTGGTGCTCTTCGACCCGGGGACGGTGGCGGCGGGCTCCACGTTCGAGGAGCCGCGCACGTTGCCGGTGGGCATCCCGCACGTGCTGATCGACGGCCGGTTCGTCATCGAGGACAGCCGGCGTACGTCGGTGCTGGCGGGCCGGGCGGTGCGGGGCGCGGGCGCGGGGGCGGCCTGA
- a CDS encoding alanine racemase, protein MGVAHDATYFEELPLAAESLTARAEQLAAGLAEERVDHRFKALPPDAEGLTVGTLAAERRNLFTGGFTTPVLALSAESVEHNLALLETYAERHGLAFAPHGKTSMSPQLFADQLKRGAWGITAAVPHQARVYRAYGIGRIFLANELVDPVALRWLAGEMTADPEFRFICYVDSVRGVELMEQALSAAGATRPLDVVVELGAGEGARTGARTEADCAAVADAVAAAGSLRLVGVAGYEGEVPDADPERVRAWLRRLVTLAADFDAEKRFTGAEEIVISAGGSAWFDAVADVFAEIGELSAPVLKLLRSGAYVSHDDGHYKHLTPFNRVPEEGALEPAFRLWAQVVSRPTGEQAFLNAGKRDAAYDLDLPEAQVVRSARDGSVRPATGITVTGLSDQHTWVRTEEGAELEVGDWVGMGLSHPCTSFDKWQLIPLVEADGTVGDYIRTFF, encoded by the coding sequence ATGGGTGTTGCACATGATGCAACGTACTTCGAGGAGCTTCCCTTGGCAGCCGAAAGCCTCACCGCCCGAGCCGAGCAGCTGGCCGCCGGCCTCGCCGAAGAACGCGTCGACCACCGCTTCAAGGCGCTCCCGCCCGACGCCGAGGGCCTGACCGTGGGCACCCTGGCCGCCGAGCGCCGCAACCTCTTCACCGGCGGGTTCACCACCCCCGTCCTCGCCCTCTCCGCCGAGTCCGTCGAACACAACCTCGCCCTGCTGGAGACGTACGCCGAACGCCACGGCCTCGCCTTCGCCCCGCACGGCAAGACCTCCATGTCCCCGCAGCTCTTCGCGGACCAGCTGAAGCGCGGTGCCTGGGGCATCACGGCCGCCGTGCCGCACCAGGCCCGCGTCTACCGGGCGTACGGCATCGGCCGGATCTTCCTCGCCAACGAGCTGGTCGACCCGGTCGCGCTGCGCTGGCTGGCCGGTGAGATGACGGCCGACCCGGAGTTCCGCTTCATCTGTTACGTCGACTCCGTGCGCGGGGTGGAGCTGATGGAGCAGGCCCTGAGCGCAGCGGGCGCCACCCGCCCCCTCGACGTGGTGGTGGAGCTGGGCGCGGGCGAGGGCGCACGCACCGGGGCACGGACCGAGGCCGACTGCGCGGCGGTGGCCGACGCGGTGGCGGCGGCCGGGTCGCTGCGCCTGGTGGGGGTCGCCGGGTACGAGGGCGAGGTGCCGGACGCCGATCCCGAGCGCGTACGGGCCTGGCTGCGGCGGCTCGTAACGCTCGCGGCCGACTTCGACGCCGAGAAGCGGTTCACCGGCGCCGAGGAGATCGTCATCAGCGCGGGCGGCAGCGCCTGGTTCGACGCGGTGGCGGACGTCTTCGCGGAGATCGGCGAACTCAGCGCCCCCGTACTGAAGTTGCTCCGCTCCGGCGCCTACGTCTCCCACGACGACGGCCACTACAAGCACCTCACCCCCTTCAACAGGGTTCCTGAAGAAGGTGCGTTGGAGCCCGCCTTCCGCCTCTGGGCCCAGGTCGTCTCGCGCCCGACCGGTGAGCAGGCGTTCCTCAACGCGGGCAAGCGGGACGCGGCCTACGACCTGGACCTCCCCGAGGCGCAGGTGGTCCGCTCGGCCCGGGACGGCTCGGTCCGCCCCGCCACCGGGATCACCGTGACCGGCCTCTCCGACCAGCACACCTGGGTCCGCACTGAGGAAGGGGCCGAGCTGGAGGTCGGCGACTGGGTCGGCATGGGCCTCTCGCACCCCTGCACCAGCTTCGACAAGTGGCAGCTGATCCCGCTGGTCGAGGCGGACGGCACGGTCGGCGACTACATCCGCACGTTCTTCTGA
- a CDS encoding sugar kinase, whose protein sequence is MSGPAAGTARADATTEVVCLGESMVTFLPSQPGRLADVPSFGRGIGGAESNVACALAAAGHRAAWVGRVGADGFGDHLVETIAGYGVDTSAVRRDPVRPTGIYFRTATDRGAGAHEVAYYRAGSAASAMSPANVPYEEVFAGRVLHLSGITAALSADCLELLRDLTAPRPGRPLVSFDVNHRPHLWRGGDATVLLELARRCDLVFVGEDEAEEAWGIVGAEAIRAALPEPGVVVVKRGSAGATVFSGRRSSNAGGAEIAAGAGSSGAAARPTEGGGAETVTPVPALRVDVVAAVGAGDAFAAGFLSATLRGLPVRDRVRHGHLMAAAVLTVPGDLTEPPARDHADRLVALDDDAWGRLRLGPGWTAADRAPEEVRTP, encoded by the coding sequence GTGTCCGGACCCGCAGCAGGGACGGCCCGCGCCGACGCGACCACCGAGGTCGTCTGTCTCGGTGAGTCCATGGTGACGTTCCTGCCCTCGCAGCCCGGCCGCCTCGCCGATGTGCCGTCCTTCGGGCGGGGGATCGGCGGCGCCGAGTCCAACGTGGCCTGCGCGCTCGCCGCCGCCGGGCACCGGGCGGCATGGGTGGGGCGGGTCGGGGCGGACGGCTTCGGCGACCATCTGGTCGAGACGATCGCGGGGTACGGGGTCGATACGTCGGCCGTGCGGCGGGATCCGGTGCGTCCAACGGGGATCTACTTCCGTACGGCGACGGATCGCGGGGCGGGGGCGCACGAGGTGGCGTACTACCGGGCGGGGTCGGCGGCGTCCGCGATGTCGCCGGCGAATGTGCCGTACGAGGAGGTCTTCGCGGGTCGTGTGCTGCACCTGTCCGGGATCACGGCGGCGTTGTCGGCGGACTGCCTGGAGCTGCTGCGGGACCTCACCGCGCCCCGGCCCGGCCGCCCGCTGGTGTCCTTCGACGTGAACCACCGGCCGCATCTGTGGCGGGGCGGTGATGCCACCGTGCTGCTGGAGCTGGCCCGCCGCTGCGACCTGGTGTTCGTCGGGGAGGACGAGGCGGAGGAGGCGTGGGGGATCGTGGGCGCGGAGGCGATCCGGGCCGCGCTGCCGGAGCCGGGTGTGGTGGTCGTGAAGCGGGGGAGCGCGGGCGCGACGGTGTTCTCGGGGCGCCGCTCCTCGAACGCCGGAGGGGCTGAAATTGCCGCCGGAGCCGGCTCTTCGGGTGCGGCCGCGCGCCCCACGGAGGGCGGAGGGGCTGAAACGGTCACCCCCGTCCCCGCCCTCCGCGTGGACGTCGTCGCCGCCGTCGGGGCCGGGGACGCGTTCGCGGCCGGGTTCCTCTCCGCGACCCTGCGTGGGCTGCCCGTACGGGACCGGGTCCGGCACGGGCATCTCATGGCCGCCGCCGTGCTCACCGTCCCCGGCGACCTCACCGAGCCGCCCGCCCGCGACCACGCCGACCGCCTCGTCGCCCTCGACGACGACGCCTGGGGGAGACTTCGTCTCGGCCCCGGCTGGACCGCAGCCGACCGGGCCCCCGAGGAGGTACGTACGCCATGA
- a CDS encoding IclR family transcriptional regulator, which yields MSQTVDRALSILPLLAQGPADLGQVAERLGVHKSTALRLLRTLHEHGLVYRQQDQRYRLGARLFALAQEAVENLDVREIAHPHLVELNDKCGHTVHLAVYEEQEVLYIDKVESRYPVRMYSRIGKPVAITVAAVAKLLLADLTEPERRAIAEKLDYPMYTSRSTPNAVAFLKELAVVREQGWATDLGGHEESINCIGAPIRGADGRVVAAMSVSAPNVVVTAEELLTLLPLVRRTAETISREYSGTNRPKKA from the coding sequence ATGAGCCAGACCGTCGACCGGGCACTCAGCATCCTGCCGCTGCTCGCCCAGGGCCCCGCCGACCTCGGCCAGGTCGCCGAGCGGCTCGGCGTCCACAAGTCCACGGCGCTGCGCCTGCTGCGTACGCTCCACGAGCACGGGCTCGTCTACCGCCAGCAGGACCAGCGCTACCGTCTCGGCGCCCGGCTCTTCGCGCTCGCCCAGGAGGCCGTCGAGAACCTCGACGTACGCGAGATCGCCCACCCCCACCTGGTCGAACTCAACGACAAGTGCGGGCACACCGTGCACCTCGCGGTCTACGAGGAGCAGGAAGTGCTCTACATCGACAAGGTCGAGAGCCGCTACCCGGTCCGGATGTACTCGCGGATCGGCAAGCCCGTCGCGATCACCGTCGCGGCCGTGGCCAAGCTGCTGCTGGCCGACCTCACCGAGCCCGAGCGGCGCGCGATCGCCGAGAAGCTCGACTACCCCATGTACACGTCCCGTTCGACGCCGAACGCGGTCGCCTTCCTCAAGGAGCTGGCCGTCGTGCGCGAACAGGGCTGGGCCACCGACCTCGGTGGCCACGAGGAGTCCATCAACTGCATCGGCGCCCCCATCCGCGGCGCCGACGGACGGGTCGTCGCGGCCATGTCGGTCTCCGCACCGAACGTGGTCGTCACGGCCGAGGAGCTCCTCACCCTGCTCCCGCTGGTCCGGCGCACCGCCGAGACCATCAGCCGGGAGTATTCCGGCACCAACCGACCCAAGAAAGCCTGA
- a CDS encoding RidA family protein has protein sequence MTEKTALTPSTHTTPPAKFSHGVRKGNILQVAGQVGFLPAVEGQAPTPAGPTLREQTLQTFANVKAILEEGGASWDDVMMMRVYLTDVDHFAEMNEIYNAYFAEQNLKEAPSARTTVYVGLPKGLLIEIDALAVLS, from the coding sequence ATGACCGAGAAGACCGCGCTCACCCCCTCCACCCACACCACGCCGCCCGCGAAGTTCTCGCACGGGGTGCGGAAGGGGAACATCCTCCAGGTCGCCGGCCAGGTCGGCTTCCTCCCGGCCGTCGAGGGCCAGGCCCCGACCCCGGCCGGCCCCACCCTGCGCGAGCAGACCCTCCAGACCTTCGCCAACGTCAAGGCGATCTTGGAGGAGGGCGGCGCGAGCTGGGACGACGTGATGATGATGCGCGTCTACCTGACCGACGTGGACCACTTCGCGGAGATGAACGAGATCTACAACGCGTACTTCGCCGAGCAGAACCTCAAGGAGGCCCCCTCGGCCCGCACGACGGTCTACGTCGGCCTGCCCAAGGGCCTGCTGATCGAGATCGACGCGCTCGCGGTGCTGAGCTGA
- a CDS encoding gluconate:H+ symporter, whose amino-acid sequence MFLAATPPPVETPPHTGGLLLLIDGTAGLLTVAALGIALLLFLIIKVRLQPFVALLAVSIAVGLGAGLSVTELFGTVQKSAAVSVIESGMGGILGHVAIIIGLGTMLGAILEVSGGAEVLSARLLNLFGEKRAPLAMGLTGLIFGIPVFFDVGIFVLAPIVYAAAKRSGKSILLYAMPLLAGLSMTHAFLPPHPGPVAAAGLFDVSLGWVILMGAVVGIPSVLAAWAYASWIGKRIFVDVPQDMVEAAAEAKAAVAAEQRAAGVTPHEKPVPLLTVLAIIGTPLILILAATFSSIALNPSTLRSVVEFFGNPFVALTIALFLAYYLLGIRRGWSRKSLESVSTSSLKPVGNILLVVGAGGIFGAVLKGSGIADALADTFNDVGLPVILLAWLISVVLRVAQGSATVAIVTTAGIVVPLVEGQDLSQAHLALIIMAISAGSIFASHVNDGGFWMVSKYFGISERDTLKSWTVLETVLSVAGFAVAALLSLVI is encoded by the coding sequence TTGTTTCTCGCCGCCACCCCACCGCCGGTCGAGACGCCACCGCACACCGGTGGCCTGCTCCTCCTGATCGACGGCACCGCCGGTCTGCTGACCGTTGCCGCCCTCGGTATCGCGCTCCTCCTCTTCCTGATCATCAAGGTCAGGCTCCAGCCGTTCGTCGCCCTGCTCGCGGTCTCCATAGCCGTCGGCCTCGGCGCCGGGCTCTCGGTCACCGAACTCTTCGGCACCGTGCAGAAATCCGCCGCCGTCTCGGTCATCGAGTCCGGCATGGGCGGTATCCTCGGCCATGTCGCGATCATCATCGGGCTCGGTACGATGCTCGGCGCCATCCTCGAAGTCTCGGGCGGGGCCGAGGTGTTGAGCGCCCGCCTGCTGAACCTCTTCGGTGAGAAGCGGGCCCCGCTCGCGATGGGCCTCACCGGCCTCATCTTCGGCATCCCGGTCTTCTTCGACGTCGGCATCTTCGTCCTCGCACCGATCGTGTACGCCGCCGCCAAGCGCTCCGGAAAATCGATCCTGCTCTACGCGATGCCGCTGCTGGCGGGCCTGTCGATGACCCACGCGTTCCTGCCGCCGCACCCGGGCCCGGTGGCCGCCGCCGGACTCTTCGACGTCTCGCTCGGCTGGGTGATCCTGATGGGCGCCGTCGTCGGCATCCCGTCCGTCCTGGCCGCCTGGGCGTACGCCTCCTGGATCGGGAAGCGGATCTTCGTCGACGTACCGCAGGACATGGTCGAGGCGGCAGCAGAGGCGAAGGCGGCCGTCGCCGCCGAGCAGCGGGCGGCGGGCGTCACCCCGCACGAGAAGCCGGTGCCGCTCCTCACGGTCCTCGCGATCATCGGGACCCCGCTGATCCTGATCCTCGCGGCGACGTTCTCCTCCATCGCGCTGAACCCTTCGACTCTCCGCTCGGTCGTGGAGTTCTTCGGCAACCCGTTCGTGGCCCTGACGATCGCCCTGTTCCTGGCGTACTACCTGCTCGGCATCCGCCGCGGCTGGTCCCGCAAGTCCCTGGAGTCCGTCTCCACGTCCTCGCTCAAGCCCGTCGGCAACATCCTGCTGGTGGTCGGCGCGGGCGGCATCTTCGGCGCCGTACTCAAGGGCAGCGGCATCGCGGACGCGCTGGCCGACACGTTCAACGACGTAGGGCTGCCGGTCATCCTGCTCGCCTGGCTGATCTCGGTCGTCCTGCGGGTCGCCCAGGGCTCGGCCACCGTCGCGATCGTCACCACGGCCGGGATCGTGGTCCCGCTGGTGGAGGGCCAGGACCTTTCCCAGGCCCACCTGGCGCTGATCATCATGGCCATCTCTGCGGGTTCGATCTTCGCCTCGCATGTGAACGACGGCGGCTTCTGGATGGTGTCGAAGTATTTCGGCATCTCGGAACGCGACACGTTGAAGTCCTGGACGGTGCTGGAGACCGTGCTGTCGGTGGCGGGCTTCGCGGTCGCGGCGCTGCTCAGCCTGGTGATCTAG
- a CDS encoding Nramp family divalent metal transporter has translation MSETDATTETGEPASRPRKSSWKYIGPGIVVAATGVGAGDLVATLVAGSKFGYTLMWAAVIGCLVKISLAEAAGRWHLATGRTLFDGWRSIGAWTTVYFAVYVVIWGFIYGATAMSSSALPIVALFPDGPGLKFWAIVTGLTGLAFVWFNRYAVFEKVMTVLVGIMFVVVVYVAARVVPDVGASFAGLVPVLPDGSLLYTLGLIGGVGGTITMAAYGYWVNAKGWGNSSWMKVMRLDNRVAYITTGIFVVAMLIVGAELLHASQIALTSGDRGLIDLGKVLEDRFGAGTAKLFLVGFFATSFSSLIGVWHGVSLMFADFVERFRAPVAPDEEHAGPAVVDRQQRSLPFRAYLLWLTFPPMTLLWLDEPFGLVIAYGVLGAFFMPFLALTLLWLLNSSRTPREWRNGPLSNGMLALAGLLFVVLCVQQVRELPW, from the coding sequence ATGTCGGAGACAGACGCAACCACAGAGACAGGGGAGCCGGCCTCCCGACCGCGTAAATCCAGCTGGAAGTACATCGGCCCCGGGATCGTCGTCGCGGCGACCGGGGTCGGGGCAGGCGATCTGGTCGCGACCCTCGTCGCGGGCAGCAAGTTCGGGTACACCCTGATGTGGGCGGCGGTGATCGGCTGCCTCGTCAAGATCTCGCTCGCCGAGGCGGCCGGGCGCTGGCACCTGGCGACGGGGCGCACGCTCTTCGACGGCTGGCGCAGCATCGGCGCGTGGACGACCGTCTACTTCGCGGTGTACGTCGTCATCTGGGGCTTCATCTACGGCGCGACGGCCATGTCCTCCAGCGCCCTGCCCATCGTGGCGCTCTTCCCGGACGGGCCGGGGCTGAAGTTCTGGGCGATCGTGACCGGGCTGACCGGGCTGGCCTTCGTCTGGTTCAACCGGTACGCCGTCTTCGAGAAGGTCATGACGGTGCTGGTCGGGATCATGTTCGTGGTGGTCGTGTACGTGGCCGCCCGGGTGGTGCCGGATGTGGGGGCCTCGTTCGCCGGGCTCGTCCCCGTACTGCCGGACGGTTCGCTGCTCTACACCCTCGGGCTGATCGGCGGAGTCGGCGGCACGATCACCATGGCGGCGTACGGCTACTGGGTCAACGCCAAGGGGTGGGGCAACTCCTCCTGGATGAAGGTGATGCGCCTGGACAACCGGGTCGCCTACATCACCACCGGCATCTTCGTCGTCGCCATGCTGATCGTCGGCGCCGAGCTGCTGCACGCCTCGCAGATCGCCCTCACCTCGGGCGACCGGGGGCTGATCGACCTGGGGAAGGTGCTGGAGGACCGGTTCGGGGCGGGCACCGCGAAGCTCTTCCTGGTCGGCTTCTTCGCCACCTCCTTCTCGTCGCTGATCGGCGTCTGGCACGGGGTGAGCCTGATGTTCGCCGACTTCGTGGAGCGGTTCCGGGCGCCCGTGGCCCCGGACGAGGAGCACGCCGGTCCGGCCGTCGTCGACCGGCAGCAGCGCTCGCTGCCCTTCCGCGCGTACCTCCTCTGGCTGACCTTCCCGCCGATGACCCTGCTCTGGCTGGACGAGCCCTTCGGCCTGGTCATCGCGTACGGCGTGCTCGGCGCGTTCTTCATGCCGTTCCTCGCCCTGACCCTGCTGTGGCTGCTCAACTCCTCCCGTACGCCCAGGGAATGGCGCAACGGCCCGCTCAGCAACGGGATGCTGGCCCTCGCCGGGCTGCTGTTCGTCGTGCTGTGCGTGCAGCAGGTGCGGGAACTGCCCTGGTGA